A region from the Gossypium hirsutum isolate 1008001.06 chromosome A08, Gossypium_hirsutum_v2.1, whole genome shotgun sequence genome encodes:
- the LOC107928374 gene encoding 60S ribosomal protein L26-1 has translation MKYNPRVSSSRRKNRKAHFTAPSSVRRLLMSAPLTSELRSKYNVRSMPVRKDDEVQVVRGTYKGREGKVVQVYRRKWVIHIERITREKVNGSTVNVGVNPSKVVITKLRLDKDRKSLLDRKAKGRVAADKDKSTKFSAEDIMQSID, from the coding sequence atgAAGTACAACCCTCGCGTCTCCTCTTCACGGCGCAAGAACCGTAAGGCCCATTTCACGGCGCCGTCAAGCGTCCGCCGACTCCTAATGAGTGCTCCACTGACATCGGAGCTGCGGTCCAAGTACAACGTCCGGTCCATGCCGGTTCGCAAGGACGACGAGGTCCAAGTCGTACGTGGAACATACAAAGGCCGGGAAGGGAAAGTGGTTCAAGTATACCGTCGCAAATGGGTGATCCACATCGAGCGAATCACTCGGGAGAAGGTCAATGGGTCAACCGTCAATGTTGGGGTCAACCCTTCGAAAGTGGTGATTACGAAGCTGAGACTCGATAAGGACCGGAAGAGTTTGTTGGACCGGAAAGCCAAAGGAAGGGTTGCCGCCGATAAGGATAAAAGTACTAAGTTTAGTGCTGAGGATATTATGCAGAGTATTGATTGa
- the LOC107928352 gene encoding probable protein phosphatase 2C 33 — protein MGSCFSAESRSPLPGSPLSPHLANMKKRNSRKRLGSRGSSFEYRKDEALHRIPGRFFLNGSTDVASLFTQQGKKGTNQDAMIVWENFGSRTDTVFCGIFDGHGPYGHLVAKRVRDHLPVKLSAHWEANVSSEDVFRDFGLGSMTSEDMSLLSVDKESRPSIDFLESEKHPDIFETLKESFLKAFKAMDRELRVHPSIDSFCSGTTAVTLVKQGPYLVIGNLGDSRAVLGTRDKNNMLTAVQLTVDLKPNLPAEAERIRRCKGRVFALHDEPEVTRVWLPNNDSPGLAMARAFGDFCLKDFGLISVPEITYRHLTENDEFVVLATDGIWDVLSNEEAVEIIASAPARFSAARALVEVAIRAWRYKYPTSKVDDCAVVCLFLDSNSNHLSTASNGNTEVQPTSKDQLDNDIEENNNLDVLTPLNQSGTTRTEEETSLEGNEDPSKLEDMNLDIGINWSALEGVSRVNTLVNLPRFIPEKEEKAGK, from the exons ATGGGGTCCTGCTTTTCTGCTGAAAGCAGGAGCCCTCTCCCTGGTTCGCCTTTATCTCCACATTTGGCGAACATGAAGAAGAGGAACTCGAGGAAGAGACTCGGTTCTCGAGGCTCTTCCTTCGAATACCGTAAGGACGAAGCGTTGCATAGGATTCCAGGGAGGTTTTTCTTGAATGGGTCCACTGATGTTGCTTCACTCTTTACTCAACAGGGCAAGAAAGGAACCAACCAAGATGCCATGATTGTTTGGGAG AATTTCGGTTCGAGAACAGATACGGTATTCTGTGGTATTTTTGATGGGCACGGTCCATACGGTCATTTGGTAGCAAAGAGGGTGAGAGACCATCTTCCGGTAAAGCTGAGTGCTCATTGGGAAGCTAATGTATCCAGTGAGGATGTTTTTAGAGACTTCGGTTTAGGAAGCATGACCTCTGAAGATATGTCTCTTTTATCGGTTGACAAGGAATCTAGGCCTTCCATAGATTTTCTGGAATCAGAAAAGCACCCCGATATCTTCGAGACGCTTAAAGAGTCTTTTCTTAAGGCTTTCAAAGCGATGGACAGGGAACTTAGGGTGCACCCAAGTATTGATAGCTTCTGCAGTGGGACAACGGCTGTAACTTTAGTCAAACAG GGTCCATATCTTGTCATTGGAAATCTTGGGGACTCCAGAGCTGTGTTGGGTACGAGGGACAAAAACAATATGCTTACTGCAGTTCAGTTAACTGTTGATCTCAAACCGAATCTTCCTG CTGAAGCAGAGAGGATTCGAAGATGTAAAGGTCGTGTATTTGCTCTTCATGATGAACCTGAGGTTACCCGAGTTTGGCTACCAAACAATGATTCACCTGGCCTTGCCATGGCTCGGGCTTTCGGAGATTTTTGCCTAAAGGATTTTGGCCTGATCTCGGTGCCCGAAATAACTTATCGGCACTTAACAGAAAATGACGAATTTGTTGTCTTGGCTACAGATGGG ATATGGGATGTCCTTTCAAATGAAGAAGCAGTAGAGATTATAGCATCTGCCCCAGCTCGTTTCTCTGCGGCTCGAGCATTAGTTGAGGTAGCAATCCGAGCTTGGAGATATAAATACCCAACTTCAAAAGTCGATGATTGTGCTGTTGTTTGCCTCTTCCTCGATTCTAATTCGAACCATTTGTCGACCGCTTCTAACGGCAATACCGAAGTGCAGCCAACTTCAAAGGACCAACTCGACAATGACATTGAGGAAAACAATAATCTCGATGTATTGACCCCTCTCAACCAGTCCGGGACCACCAGAACAGAAGAAGAAACATCCCTAGAAGGGAATGAAGACCCCTCGAAGCTGGAGGATATGAATTTGGACATAGGAATAAATTGGTCTGCCCTCGAAGGGGTGTCTCGTGTCAATACGCTCGTTAATCTCCCGAGGTTTATTCCGGAAAAGGAGGAGAAGGCTGGGAAGTAA
- the LOC107928248 gene encoding serine carboxypeptidase 1: protein MDNNMYSFISFCMLLLFSTFIEAAPNDSLITHLPGFNGDFPSKHYSGYVSIGKKNLFYYFVVSERNPGKDPVVLWLNGGPGCSSFDGFVYEHGPFNFQEGSPKGSLPTLHLNPYSWSKVSNIIYLDSPAGVGFSYSWNISEYITGDHKTATDTHAFLLKWFGLYPEFVSNPFYIAGESYAGIYVPTLSSEVVKGIKVGAKPTINFKGYMVGNGVCDPVFDGNALVPFTHRMALISDDIFQGVESSCGKNYSNPSKICDENIEKVYEAISDLNIYDILEPCYHDPTSQLGSKGNKSLPVSFQQLGATSKPLPVRTRMFGRAWPFRAPVKDGIVPLWPELAQTNSRDVPCFNDEVATLWLNDAKVRQAIHAQPENVSGTWELCTDRISYNHDAGSMIPYHKTLTLQGYRALIYSGDHDMCVPYTGTQAWTRSLGYKTIIPWRSWMSNGQVSGYLQGYDHDITFLTIKGAGHTVPEYKPMEALDFYSRWLDHKPI from the exons ATGGATAATAACATgtattctttcatttcattttgcATGTTATTGCTTTTTAGTACATTCATTGAAGCGGCTCCAAATGATTCTCTTATAACTCACCTACCTGGTTTCAATGGTGATTTTCCATCCAAACACTATTCTGG ATATGTGAGTATAGGGAAGAAGAATCTCTTCTATTACTTTGTAGTTTCAGAAAGAAACCCAGGGAAGGATCCAGTTGTGTTGTGGCTAAATGGTGGACCAGGTTGTTCTAGCTTTGATGGATTTGTTTATGAACATG GTCCTTTTAATTTTCAAGAGGGAAGCCCCAAAGGAAGCCTTCCCACATTACATCTCAATCCGTATAGTTGGTCTAAG GTCTCAAATATTATTTACCTAGATTCACCGGCCGGTGTCGGGTTCTCTTATTCTTGGAATATAAGCGAGTATATAACCGGAGACCATAAAACCGCAACCGATACACATGCCTTCCTCCTCAAG TGGTTTGGTCTCTATCCGGAGTTTGTTAGCAATCCGTTCTATATTGCCGGAGAGTCTTATGCCGGAATCTATGTGCCCACTCTTTCTTCCGAAGTGGTGAAAG GGATCAAAGTTGGTGCAAAGCCCACAATAAATTTCAAG GGTTACATGGTGGGAAATGgggtgtgtgaccctgttttTGATGGCAATGCTCTAGTCCCCTTTACACATCGGATGGCCCTTATTTCAGATGATATTTTTCAG GGAGTTGAATCTAGTTGTGGGAAAAATTATTCAAACCCTTCTAAGATTTGTGACGAAAATATAGAAAAAGTTTACGAG GCAATTTCCGACCTAAACATTTATGACATCCTTGAACCTTGCTACCATGATCCTACTTCACAACTAGGCTCAAAAGGAAACAAAAGCTTGCCAGTTAGCTTCCAACAATTAGGGGCTACATCGAAGCCTCTTCCTGTGAGGACTCGGATGTTCGGTCGTGCTTGGCCGTTTCGAGCACCGGTTAAGGATGGTATCGTCCCTTTATGGCCTGAACTAGCACAAACGAACAGCCGCGATGTCCCCTGTTTC AATGATGAAGTTGCGacgctatggttgaatgatgcaAAAGTTAGGCAAGCTATTCATGCCCAACCA GAAAATGTATCCGGGACTTGGGAGTTATGTACCGATAGAATAAGCTATAACCATGATGCTGGGAGTATGATTCCGTACCATAAAACCCTAACACTCCAAGGTTATCGAGCACTTATTTACAG TGGAGACCATGATATGTGTGTGCCATACACTGGAACCCAAGCCTGGACCAGGTCACTCGGATATAAGACTATTATTCCATGGAGATCATGGATGTCTAATGGCCAAGTCTCTGG GTACTTGCAAGGATATGACCATGACATTACCTTTCTAACCATCAAG GGAGCAGGGCATACAGTGCCGGAATACAAACCAATGGAAGCATTAGACTTTTATAGCCGATGGTTGGATCATAAACCAATATGa
- the LOC107928264 gene encoding uncharacterized protein codes for MSSASLSSSLPPTASASAGSRRNPHLRIPKTLFTFHHPHHHHHHHPFLLRVTNETSRTEVSTTDPINERLESDKIVDGMDFGELCNEFECISSPLVESTARQLVRDILELREGNRALGTYAVSVKYKDPVRSFTGREKYKRPLWITGALENPTVRVQEMVMLSTSVLNIKWTIQGKPKSFVAGIGGDLIIRVNSQFTLNQISGQVIEHEELWDLSSSSIIAQAFFWTSRRFFATVEAAKDLGDGAKDLSTRFSTKQENTEVYPDPSGDPSKFFQRDDGFQRDVYQIALFLAVLYFVVQFLRTTL; via the exons ATGAGTTCTGCTTCCCTTTCCTCCTCTCTCCCGCCCACCGCCTCTGCCTCCGCCGGTTCCCGCCGCAATCCCCACCTCCGGATTCCCAAAACCCTTTTCACTTTTCACcatcctcatcatcatcatcatcaccacccTTTTCTACTCAGAG TTACAAATGAAACTAGCAGGACTGAAGTGTCTACTACTGATCCTATCAATGAGAGATTGGAAAGCGATAAGATTGTTGATGGGATGGACTTTGGCGAGCTTTGCAACGAGTTCGAATGCATTAGTAGTCCCTTAGTCGAATCAACAGCAAGACAACTCGTACGTGACATCCTAGAGCTCCGAGAAGGGAACCGTGCACTCGGAACATACGCTGTTTCTGTCAAATACAAG GATCCAGTACGAAGTTTCACTGGCCGTGAGAAGTATAAGAGACCACTTTGGATAACCGGTGCTTTAGAAAATCCAACTGTG AGAGTGCAAGAAATGGTGATGCTATCGACGAGCGTACTCAACATCAAATGGACAATACAAGGAAAACCGAAGTCTTTCGTTGCTGGCATAGGCGGTGATTTGATAATTAGAGTTAATTCGCAGTTCACTTTGAACCAAATTAGTGGGCAGGTGATTGAACATGAAGAGCTGTGGGATttatcatcttcatcaatcaTTGCTCAGGCATTTTTTTGGACATCCCGTCGTTTCTTTGCCACCGTCGAAGCGGCAAAGGACTTAGGCGATGGAGCCAAGGACTTGTCGACTCGTTTTTCAACTAAGCAAGAGAATACGGAGGTTTACCCGGACCCCTCCGGTGACCCATCTAAG TTCTTTCAAAGGGACGATGGATTCCAAAGAGATGTATACCAAATTGCATTGTTTCTGGCAGTCCTCTACTTTGTTGTACAGTTCCTAAGGACAACCCTTTAA